Below is a genomic region from Rhizobium sp. 007.
GCGAGGTCAAAGCGCTCGACGACATTTCCATTTCGCTCCTGCCACGCGAGACGCTCGGCATTGTCGGCGAAAGCGGCTCAGGAAAGACAACGATGGGCCGCTCGATCATGCGCCTCATTGATCCGACGGCGGGCGAGATCGTCTATCGCCGTGCCGATGGTGGCATGATCGATCTGGCGACGGCGAAAGGACAGATGCTTGCCATGGCCCGACGCGAACTGCGCATGGTGTTCCAGGATCCTTTCGGCTCTCTCAATCCCCGCATGACTGTCTCTCAAATCATCGGCGAGCCGCTGCTTGTCAACGGCGTCGCGAGCGGGCGGGCGCTCGACGAGCGCGTCTGCCACCTGATGGAACAGGTAGGTCTCGATCCTGCGAGCCGCGAACGCTATCCGCATGCCTTTTCGGGGGGCCAGCGTCAGCGCATCGGAATTGCCCGGGCCATTACGCTCAACCCGCGCGTCATCGTTGCAGACGAAGCGACCTCGGCGCTCGACGTATCCGTCCGCTCCCAGGTGCTCGACCTTTTGATGCGGCTGCAGGATGAACTCGGCCTTGCCTACATCTTCATCAGCCACGACATCGGCGTCATTCGCTACATGTGCGACCGTGTCGGCGTGATGTACAAGGGCCGGCTTGTCGAGGTCGGGGATGCGGACAAGGTCTGCAACACGCCCGAGCACGCCTACACGCAAGCCCTCATCTCCGCCATTCCGCGCCCCGACCCGCGCGATCGCGATCACTCGCGGCGTTTCCGCTACGTCGAACCAGGCAATTTGAAGAACGGGAGTTCTGTGCGATGAAGATCACCGGAATTAGAACCTTTCTCATGCATGCGGGCCAACCTGACCCCTCGAAACGGGCCTTGGACACGCGCTCGCGAGACGACGCGTCCAAAATGCTTCCGGGCACCAGAAACTGGCTGTTCTTGAAGCTCGATACCGACGAGGGCATCACCGGCATCGGTGAATGCTCGGGCTGGCCGCGGGTCATCGAGACGGCAATACACGATCTCGCACCACTCCTTATCGGCGAGGACCCCGCCAATATCGAACGGCTCTGGCAGAAGATGCATATCGCCATGATGGGCCACGGCATGCTGGGAACAGTTGGCGGCGGCGCCATGACCGGCATCGACATGGCACTTTGGGACATTAAGGGAAAAGCCCTCGGCGTGCCGGTCTGGATGCTGCTCGGCGGCAAGGTGCGCGACCGGATCCCGATCTACTCCCATGCAAACACCCCCGAGCGGGCGCTTGCAGCCAAGGAGCGCGGTATCAAGGCGATCAAGTGTGGCGGGGTGGCCGATCCGGTCCGCAAGGTCGCTGCTTTGCGCGAGGCGGTCGGCAACGATATCGACATTGCGATCGATCTGCACGGACCGCCATGGCTGACGCCTGCAGATGCCTGCCGGCTGGTGCGGGCATTGGAGCCTTACGAACTCTTCTGGGTCGAAGATCCGATTGCCCCTGACAACACCGATGGCTATCGGCGTATTCGCGATGCGGCGCACGTGCCTTTGGCGGCCGGCGAGCGTTCGGCGACCATCTTCGGCGAACGGGAACTTATCGAAGAAGAACTGGTCGACGTGATCCAGCCGGATACCGGCCGGGCTGGCGGCATTACGCAGATGAAGAAGATTGCGGCAATGGCCGAGGCGCACCATATCCAGGTGGCACCGCATTCCGGCTCGCTTGGCCCGGTCGCCGAATATGCGGCCCTGCACGTGCTTGCTGCGATCCCCAACGCCCTCATCCTCGAGCGCATCGATGACGACTGGGATGGCCGCCGGCAGACGATCGTACCTCATCCCGAGCAGGTCGACGGATTGATTGCAGTTCCTGATGCGCCGGGGCTCGGCTGCGACATCGATGAGACGTTCGTGGCTCGCTTCCCAAGTGGCGGCAACGTCTCGATACCCGTGCCGGAGGATGCCGGCTCGTACAATCCCGGAACCTACAACGAGCATCTCTATGTGCAGACACGTCTGTCGCGCCGCGCCTATTTCAATCGGTAGAAGGACAACAAGATGAAGATCGACCGCATGCGGGCTTTCATGACCCGCGACAAGGACCGTCCCCGCGTCATCGTCGCCCTCGACACGGATGACGGCCTGACAGGATGGGGCGAATGCTATAACCATGGTCCGGACAAGGCGCTTCCGCCGCTCTTGGATTATCTCTACGCCTTCCTGTCCGGCCAGGATCCGACACGTGTCGACTATCTCGTGAATCTGCTCATCCAGCAAAGCAGATTTCCGCCAGGCGCACTGGGGCTGGCTGCAATCTCCGCCCTCGATCACTGCCTGTGGGACCTTGCCGCCAAAGCCGCAAACGTTCCCGTCTACAAGCTTCTGGGTGGCGAAGTGCGCGATCGCATCAAGGTCTATGCGGGCGTCTATACGGCACCGGATGCGCCGGCGGCCCGCGACGAGTTCGACCGTCTGAACGCTGAATGGGGTTTTACCGCTTTCAAGCTCAGCCCGTGGCGCATCGACATGCACGCCCATCGCTGGGGCAACGTCGTCAAAGCCTCGGCGGACTATTTTCGCACACTGCGGGAAACCGTGCGCGACGACTATGAGATCGCGTTTGATGCGCACGCCAAGATCTTCGAGCCGATTGCAGCCCGCCAGCTCGGCAATGCGCTGGCACCTTATGATCCGCTGTTTTACGAGGAACCGCTTCGTCCGGAAAACATCGAAGCCTGGGGTGACCTCAAGCAGGGGCTCAACTGTGTGCTCGCAACCGGGGAATCGCTTTACAATCGAAATGAATTCCTGCGCCTGCTGCAGGTGAAGGGCGCCGATCTGATACAACCCGACATCTGCGTGGTTGGCGGCATCAGCGAAATGCGGCGGATTGCGTTTCTCGCCGAGGCTTTCTTCGTCGGCGTGGCACCCCACAACCCCATGGGCCCGCTGGCGACCGCGGTCAACGTTCACTTTTCGGCTGCCGCCCAGAACTTCCGCATTCTCGAATACCGATTGCCGAAGGGCCAGGCCTATGTCTATGGCGGCAACGACATAGAAAGGCGGCAGGGCGAGACGCGATATGTCGTCGATCCCTATCTGCCGAAGGACGGCTATCTGGAACTGCGGCCCGATCGGCCGGGCTGGGGCGTGGAGATGGACGAAGGGGCAATGACTGAGGAAGGTTACGTTCATTGGCAACGGCGCGTCCCGAAACGGCCAGACGGCTCCTATGCCTTTGCTTGAGAGCGAGGCGCGTTCCAACAGCCGCCGGCTGACCGCCGCCACCCGGCGGTCAGCCGCCGCCTGCGACATCATTTTCATCACAATCACAATAAAATGCTGGTTCCGCGCTGAACCCTTCGTCAGGGATGCCGTGGAAGGCAAAGGTCACCCCAGGGCATTTATAAGATTTTTATATTGGCGCTCTTCGCCCCGTCTCGAACCTTTATGCGGTTCGGCCGCATATTGACGCCCGAGAGATCGACAAGATCATCTCCACGCCAGAAAGCATGAAAGGTGTCGTTTTTCGAAACGGTGCCACTCGTCTTGTCTGACTCCAAAGGACAACAATAGGAGCCAAGATCGATGATGGACATCATCCTGCTCGGCATCGCGGTAGCATTCTTCGCACTTTGCTTTGCCTATACCAGCGCCTGCGACCGGCTCTGAACGGAGAAACATCATGACGCTCGATTATATCCTAGGCGGTGCGGTGACGGTGTTTCTGACTGTCTATCTCACCTACGCCCTCATTCGCCCCGAGCGCTTCTGACTAGGAAGCAGCCGGGTACTGAAAGTTACTTCCCATGACCCTCAACGGATGGCTTCAGATCCTGCTTTACTGCGGGATCGTCCTCGTGCTCGTCAAACCGCTCGGCGGCTACATGACGCGTGTCTTCAACGGCGAGCGCACGTTCCTCTCGCCGGTCCTCGTTCCGATCGAACGGGGGCT
It encodes:
- a CDS encoding mandelate racemase/muconate lactonizing enzyme family protein — translated: MKITGIRTFLMHAGQPDPSKRALDTRSRDDASKMLPGTRNWLFLKLDTDEGITGIGECSGWPRVIETAIHDLAPLLIGEDPANIERLWQKMHIAMMGHGMLGTVGGGAMTGIDMALWDIKGKALGVPVWMLLGGKVRDRIPIYSHANTPERALAAKERGIKAIKCGGVADPVRKVAALREAVGNDIDIAIDLHGPPWLTPADACRLVRALEPYELFWVEDPIAPDNTDGYRRIRDAAHVPLAAGERSATIFGERELIEEELVDVIQPDTGRAGGITQMKKIAAMAEAHHIQVAPHSGSLGPVAEYAALHVLAAIPNALILERIDDDWDGRRQTIVPHPEQVDGLIAVPDAPGLGCDIDETFVARFPSGGNVSIPVPEDAGSYNPGTYNEHLYVQTRLSRRAYFNR
- a CDS encoding K(+)-transporting ATPase subunit F, with product MTLDYILGGAVTVFLTVYLTYALIRPERF
- a CDS encoding galactarate dehydratase, translated to MKIDRMRAFMTRDKDRPRVIVALDTDDGLTGWGECYNHGPDKALPPLLDYLYAFLSGQDPTRVDYLVNLLIQQSRFPPGALGLAAISALDHCLWDLAAKAANVPVYKLLGGEVRDRIKVYAGVYTAPDAPAARDEFDRLNAEWGFTAFKLSPWRIDMHAHRWGNVVKASADYFRTLRETVRDDYEIAFDAHAKIFEPIAARQLGNALAPYDPLFYEEPLRPENIEAWGDLKQGLNCVLATGESLYNRNEFLRLLQVKGADLIQPDICVVGGISEMRRIAFLAEAFFVGVAPHNPMGPLATAVNVHFSAAAQNFRILEYRLPKGQAYVYGGNDIERRQGETRYVVDPYLPKDGYLELRPDRPGWGVEMDEGAMTEEGYVHWQRRVPKRPDGSYAFA